Part of the Methanorbis furvi genome is shown below.
CGTATGCCCAGATGGGCACGCACCATACAAGGATCACCAGATTCAGCACAAATCCCATCCAGCCGTCAAAAGTTCCTTTGGCCACGGCGTCAATGATCAGCGTGAGAATCGCTCCGACAAGGAGCGGCAGGGAGGCGTAACCTGTTGCGATCAGAAATGGTTTGAACCCGGATTTTGTATGGGCGATGAACTTGATGAACACAAAAAACACCAGTGCCACAATAATCCAGGAGATAAATGTCATCACAAACCCGCTGACCGCACCAATTCCCTGCATCATTCCGGCCATGTCGCCAAGACCGAGCATCTCGGCGGATGCCGCAGACTCCTGTGCACTCACCACTGCTACGACAACTGCGTAGATG
Proteins encoded:
- a CDS encoding YIP1 family protein; its protein translation is MTFATDVLALLLDPKTFFADSSKTSSLKLPVLFTAIYAVVVAVVSAQESAASAEMLGLGDMAGMMQGIGAVSGFVMTFISWIIVALVFFVFIKFIAHTKSGFKPFLIATGYASLPLLVGAILTLIIDAVAKGTFDGWMGFVLNLVILVWCVPIWAYGCAAAGDVPVSAVFTAILIPIILMIAFTAWGTYTSLEAMNNLQTGGIQVSMGPQR